From a region of the Nonlabens dokdonensis DSW-6 genome:
- a CDS encoding type III polyketide synthase, whose product MSVKIKSVATVTPQYYKETKDILPFVEEWLSGQDERLRRKTIKIFEGAGVDKRYSIMDPIEVFTRTSFQDRNEIYKREVVPLAQKAVEQALEKASWNAQDLDYIITVSCTGIMIPSIDAYLINSMKMRQDIVRLPVTEMGCVAGISGLIYAENFLKANPNKKAAVIAVEAPTATFQLDDYSMANMVSAAIFGDGCACVLLSSCEEDEGPKIKAHEFYHFPDATHMMGFDLVNSGLQMVLDKAVPETIASHFPAIIHPFLKKNGLTIEDIDHLVFHPGGKKIVQTVEELFHKLGKNIDDTKEVLRIYGNMSSATVLFVLERFMSRELNKGSKGLMLSFGPGFTAQRILLEW is encoded by the coding sequence ATGAGCGTAAAAATTAAAAGTGTAGCGACAGTAACGCCGCAGTATTATAAGGAGACCAAGGATATTTTACCATTTGTAGAAGAATGGTTATCAGGTCAGGACGAGCGTTTGAGACGTAAAACCATCAAAATTTTTGAAGGTGCTGGCGTGGATAAACGGTATTCTATTATGGATCCTATTGAAGTGTTTACCAGAACTTCTTTTCAGGACCGTAATGAGATTTATAAAAGAGAAGTGGTGCCACTGGCTCAAAAAGCGGTAGAACAAGCTCTTGAAAAAGCCTCGTGGAACGCTCAAGATCTGGATTACATCATCACGGTAAGTTGTACAGGTATTATGATTCCGTCTATTGATGCGTATTTAATCAACTCCATGAAGATGCGCCAAGACATTGTACGGTTGCCAGTCACAGAAATGGGTTGCGTTGCAGGGATATCTGGATTGATCTATGCAGAGAATTTTTTAAAAGCAAATCCTAATAAAAAAGCTGCGGTTATTGCCGTTGAAGCTCCTACAGCAACTTTTCAATTAGACGATTATTCCATGGCAAATATGGTAAGTGCAGCAATCTTTGGCGATGGTTGTGCTTGTGTATTGCTTTCTTCTTGTGAAGAAGATGAAGGACCAAAGATCAAAGCACATGAGTTTTACCATTTTCCAGATGCGACACACATGATGGGATTTGATCTGGTCAATAGTGGTTTACAAATGGTCCTTGACAAAGCCGTTCCAGAAACTATCGCGAGTCATTTTCCTGCGATCATTCATCCGTTTTTAAAAAAGAACGGATTGACTATTGAAGATATAGATCACTTGGTTTTTCACCCAGGCGGAAAAAAAATCGTGCAAACAGTAGAAGAATTATTTCATAAACTAGGTAAAAATATAGACGATACTAAAGAGGTGTTGCGCATCTATGGAAACATGAGTAGTGCGACGGTTCTATTTGTTTTAGAACGATTTATGAGTCGTGAGCTTAACAAAGGCTCTAAGGGATTGATGTTAAGTTTTGGACCAGGCTTTACTGCTCAAAGAATATTGTTAGAATGGTAA
- a CDS encoding methyltransferase domain-containing protein, translating to MGNLSKIKYVSDVRNTDPEWMDDPALDEVTLQNAVDDINKVNNLLGGFKFMLDAVKKEVAKYPDQELTIVDAGCGDGEMLRYLEKHLKNEKLSFLGLDFAARSIEKARLKSDGLSRLRFRESDILKIQPQDISCDILISSLTMHHFNDVEIVEFLTKFKEITTKSIIINDLHRHRLAFLFFKYLSPIFIKHEISKHDGLISIASGFKVNDFKKYATAIGITNDRWTWKWSFRFIWIIPIDERKN from the coding sequence ATGGGAAACCTATCTAAAATTAAATACGTTTCTGATGTGCGCAACACAGATCCAGAGTGGATGGATGATCCTGCGCTCGATGAAGTAACTCTTCAAAATGCTGTGGATGATATCAATAAGGTCAACAATCTTCTAGGCGGATTCAAATTTATGCTTGATGCTGTTAAAAAGGAAGTTGCTAAGTATCCAGATCAAGAGCTTACTATTGTAGATGCAGGTTGCGGTGATGGCGAGATGCTTCGATACTTGGAAAAGCATCTAAAAAATGAAAAGCTAAGCTTTTTAGGATTAGACTTTGCAGCTCGTTCTATAGAAAAAGCGCGTTTAAAGAGTGATGGATTGTCTCGTTTACGCTTTCGCGAAAGCGATATTCTTAAAATACAACCTCAAGATATAAGTTGTGACATTTTGATCAGTTCTTTAACGATGCATCATTTTAATGATGTAGAAATCGTAGAATTTCTAACCAAATTTAAAGAGATTACTACTAAAAGTATTATTATCAATGATTTGCACAGACACCGACTAGCGTTTCTGTTTTTTAAATATTTAAGTCCTATTTTTATAAAGCATGAGATTTCAAAACACGATGGATTGATCAGTATTGCATCAGGTTTTAAAGTGAATGATTTCAAAAAATATGCTACAGCAATAGGCATTACAAATGACCGATGGACATGGAAGTGGTCGTTCCGTTTTATATGGATAATTCCAATAGATGAGCGTAAAAATTAA
- a CDS encoding NAD(P)/FAD-dependent oxidoreductase yields the protein MQKQYDIIIAGGGLSGLTAAILFSRKSKVLFIDPDDYPRHKMCGEYLSNEVIDFLKTLGIDLDQESAVNLEHLNFTTSNHQPLTCHLPQGGKGISRFHLDHLLYQKAIEKATFSQDKVLEARIENDSFQVSTSTEEYTCKQFLMATGKRSLLDKRLERDFIQQKSPWLAVKMHYKHDMDDNLVELHNFEGGYAGVSKVENGHVNLCYLASYDSFKKHKNVTDFNNQVLAKNKSLNVFLKNAQPVWEQPITISQISFEKKEPVENQIVMLGDTAGLIHPLCGNGMAMAIHSAKIAYEELQPFLEGQINRAQALDNYAVTWKKTFQKRLKIGRILQGILLNRTYTKLGLWFLRRFPSLLSTIIKSTHGKPI from the coding sequence GTGCAAAAACAATACGATATAATAATTGCCGGTGGCGGACTTTCAGGTCTGACAGCGGCAATTTTATTTTCTAGAAAGAGTAAAGTTCTTTTCATTGATCCTGATGATTATCCACGACATAAAATGTGTGGCGAGTATTTGAGTAATGAAGTGATTGATTTTCTAAAAACACTTGGTATTGATCTTGATCAAGAAAGTGCTGTTAATCTGGAGCATCTAAATTTTACTACATCAAATCATCAACCATTGACTTGCCACTTACCACAAGGAGGAAAAGGTATTTCTAGATTTCATTTAGATCATTTGTTGTATCAAAAAGCTATTGAAAAAGCCACCTTTTCACAAGATAAAGTGCTGGAAGCGAGAATTGAAAATGATTCTTTTCAAGTAAGCACAAGTACTGAAGAGTATACTTGCAAACAGTTTTTAATGGCCACGGGAAAACGCTCCTTGCTTGATAAAAGATTAGAAAGAGACTTTATTCAACAAAAATCGCCATGGCTAGCGGTAAAAATGCACTATAAGCACGATATGGATGATAACTTAGTCGAGCTTCACAATTTTGAAGGTGGCTATGCTGGAGTTTCTAAAGTAGAAAACGGTCATGTGAACCTTTGTTATCTAGCTAGTTATGATTCTTTCAAAAAGCATAAGAATGTGACCGACTTTAATAATCAAGTACTTGCAAAGAACAAGTCTTTAAATGTCTTTTTAAAAAATGCCCAACCGGTATGGGAACAGCCTATTACTATATCTCAAATATCTTTTGAAAAGAAAGAACCTGTAGAGAATCAAATTGTCATGCTGGGCGATACAGCAGGATTGATCCATCCCTTATGCGGTAACGGAATGGCAATGGCTATTCATAGTGCAAAAATTGCTTATGAAGAATTACAACCATTTCTCGAAGGTCAAATTAATAGAGCGCAGGCACTAGATAATTATGCCGTGACTTGGAAAAAAACTTTCCAGAAACGTTTAAAAATAGGTCGTATCCTGCAAGGAATTTTACTAAACCGTACTTATACAAAACTCGGTTTATGGTTTCTACGTAGATTTCCATCTCTCTTATCAACGATCATAAAAAGCACACATGGGAAACCTATCTAA
- a CDS encoding alpha-ketoacid dehydrogenase subunit alpha/beta, producing MIDSNPTDFKKLYRNSLENEVLVDLYKKMLLPRCIEEKMLILLRQGRISKWFSGIGQEAIAIGVTAAMQKEEYILPMHRNLGVFTTREIPLWKLFAQWQGKADGFTKGRDRSFHFGTQEYKIVGMISHLGPQLGVADGIALAQKLKNTGRATAVFTGEGGTSEGDFHEALNVASVWSLPVLFCIENNGYGLSTPTSEQYNCENLADRALGYGMESHIIDGNNIVEVYTKISAILNDIRENPHPVLIEFKTFRRRGHEEASGTKYVPDELMEYWEERDPLTRFEQYLLDENIITSDQVAQWSEEFKQEINDGLDLAFAKALPQTTPQQELADVFAPHTHQQVQPENSTQNIRLIDAIKDGLEEAMDKYDDLVIMGQDVAEYGGVFKITDGFVEKYGNQRVRNTPICESAIVEAGMGLSIAGMKAVVEMQFADFVSSGFNPIVNYLAKSYYRWNQKADVVIRMPCGAGVGAGPFHSQTNESWFYTVPGLKIVYPSSPADAKGLLIASIEDPNPVLFFEHKALYRSVYDHVPDGYYNIELGKAFTISEGNDATVITFGAGVHWVKQFIDKEQLDIDLIDLRTLVPLDKEMITASVKKTGKVLLVTEDNLTGSVISDVAAFISEECFEFLDAPVMRLGSIDTPIPFEKGLENNYLPTKYLEEKLKKLLDY from the coding sequence ATGATAGATTCTAACCCTACAGATTTTAAAAAGTTATATCGCAATTCTTTAGAAAATGAAGTACTTGTAGATTTATATAAGAAAATGCTCTTACCTAGATGTATTGAAGAAAAAATGCTCATTTTACTACGTCAAGGCCGCATTTCCAAATGGTTTTCTGGTATAGGCCAGGAAGCGATCGCGATAGGAGTGACCGCTGCGATGCAAAAGGAAGAGTACATACTACCTATGCATAGAAACTTAGGTGTTTTTACCACTCGAGAAATTCCGCTATGGAAGTTGTTTGCTCAATGGCAAGGAAAAGCAGATGGTTTTACTAAAGGTCGCGATCGTAGTTTTCATTTTGGTACACAGGAGTATAAGATCGTTGGGATGATTTCGCATCTCGGTCCACAATTAGGCGTGGCAGATGGTATTGCTCTTGCCCAAAAATTGAAAAACACTGGTCGTGCAACTGCAGTTTTTACTGGAGAAGGAGGAACGAGTGAAGGCGATTTTCACGAGGCATTAAACGTTGCAAGTGTGTGGAGTTTGCCAGTGTTGTTCTGTATAGAAAATAACGGCTACGGTTTGAGCACTCCTACCTCAGAGCAGTATAACTGTGAAAACCTTGCAGATCGTGCGTTAGGTTATGGGATGGAATCGCACATTATCGATGGCAATAATATCGTAGAAGTTTACACAAAAATTTCGGCTATTTTAAATGATATAAGAGAAAATCCGCATCCAGTGTTGATTGAATTCAAGACCTTTAGAAGACGCGGTCATGAAGAGGCTAGTGGCACAAAGTATGTTCCAGATGAGTTGATGGAGTATTGGGAAGAGCGTGATCCATTGACGCGCTTTGAGCAGTATTTGTTGGATGAAAACATCATTACCAGCGATCAGGTTGCTCAATGGAGTGAAGAATTTAAACAGGAGATTAATGATGGTTTGGATCTCGCTTTCGCGAAAGCGTTACCTCAAACAACTCCTCAACAAGAACTAGCCGATGTTTTTGCTCCACACACTCATCAACAAGTCCAGCCAGAGAATTCTACTCAAAATATACGTTTGATAGATGCCATAAAGGATGGACTAGAAGAAGCCATGGATAAATACGATGATCTTGTAATCATGGGCCAAGACGTAGCAGAATATGGTGGTGTTTTTAAAATCACAGACGGTTTTGTAGAGAAATATGGAAACCAAAGAGTAAGAAATACGCCTATTTGTGAAAGCGCAATCGTAGAAGCAGGTATGGGATTGAGCATTGCAGGAATGAAAGCAGTTGTAGAAATGCAGTTTGCCGACTTTGTAAGCAGTGGTTTTAATCCGATTGTGAATTACCTAGCAAAGTCATATTACCGCTGGAATCAAAAAGCAGACGTAGTCATAAGAATGCCTTGTGGAGCTGGAGTAGGAGCAGGACCATTTCACTCGCAGACTAACGAGTCTTGGTTTTATACTGTTCCTGGTTTAAAAATAGTGTATCCATCTTCTCCAGCAGATGCTAAAGGATTACTGATTGCATCTATTGAAGATCCTAATCCTGTTTTGTTTTTTGAGCATAAAGCATTGTACCGATCTGTTTATGATCATGTTCCCGATGGTTATTACAATATAGAGCTAGGTAAAGCGTTTACCATAAGTGAAGGAAATGATGCCACTGTCATCACTTTTGGAGCAGGAGTTCATTGGGTAAAGCAATTCATCGACAAAGAGCAGCTTGATATCGATCTTATTGATTTAAGAACTTTAGTTCCTTTAGATAAAGAAATGATTACCGCTTCAGTTAAGAAAACGGGAAAAGTCTTATTAGTTACAGAAGATAACTTAACCGGTAGTGTTATCAGTGATGTTGCGGCTTTTATAAGTGAAGAGTGTTTTGAATTTTTAGATGCGCCAGTAATGAGATTAGGAAGTATTGACACACCTATTCCTTTTGAAAAAGGACTGGAAAACAACTATCTACCTACGAAGTATCTTGAAGAAAAATTAAAAAAACTGCTTGATTATTGA
- a CDS encoding phosphatase PAP2 family protein — MKKILIVFLVFVTTYSHGQKKQADSLPFQKDVKFKYESLILPAGLISYGIFGIKNDPIRQWDRDIRTSLEPDGVKIGIDDYSVVAPILTVYGLDLAGIKGRNNLLDKSIILGTSSLFMYSTVRLIKNNTSVRRPSGRSVSSFPSGHTALSFLAAEFLHQEYGHLSPWYSIAGYTVATATGFLRIYNDKHWFSDVLAGAGIGILSTKIGYWLYPFIKNVIFKNNIKESHVNLQIAPLYNGNELLLATSIRF; from the coding sequence ATGAAAAAAATCCTCATTGTCTTTTTAGTTTTTGTAACGACTTATTCACATGGTCAAAAAAAACAAGCCGATTCTCTCCCATTTCAAAAAGATGTAAAGTTTAAGTATGAATCCTTAATTCTTCCTGCTGGTTTGATTTCTTACGGGATCTTTGGGATTAAAAACGATCCCATAAGGCAGTGGGATCGCGACATAAGAACCAGTTTAGAACCAGATGGTGTAAAAATAGGTATAGACGACTACTCTGTAGTAGCTCCTATACTTACGGTCTATGGTCTGGATTTAGCAGGAATAAAAGGTAGAAATAACCTGCTGGATAAAAGCATCATTTTAGGAACTTCAAGCCTATTTATGTATTCTACTGTCCGATTAATTAAAAATAATACCTCGGTAAGAAGACCTAGTGGCAGGTCTGTAAGTAGTTTTCCTTCTGGACATACCGCACTTTCCTTTCTTGCGGCAGAGTTTTTACATCAAGAATACGGTCATTTATCGCCCTGGTATAGTATCGCAGGTTATACGGTTGCGACAGCTACTGGATTTTTACGTATTTATAATGACAAGCATTGGTTTAGTGACGTGCTTGCCGGCGCTGGAATAGGTATTTTATCAACAAAAATAGGTTACTGGCTTTATCCTTTCATAAAGAATGTTATCTTTAAGAATAATATCAAAGAATCTCATGTAAATTTGCAAATAGCGCCGTTGTATAATGGCAATGAGCTGCTTCTTGCTACCTCCATACGATTCTAA
- a CDS encoding isopenicillin N synthase family dioxygenase — protein MTNIPSVDLADFLSDDPKRKEKFINEIGSAYEDIGFVALKNHFLSDELVEQLYSEVEKFFQLPKETKLGYEREDLGGQRGYVSFGKEHAKGKKEGDLKEFWHFGQEVAPDVTIEDDYPDNVIVKELPEFNATGMKAYRMLEKTGIYVLRALALHIGINEHYFDHWASNGNSILRPIHYPPITSEPDNAVRAGAHGDINLITLLMGASAPGLQVQNRAGEWIDAIAQEDELVINVGDMLQRHTNNKLRSTIHRVVNPPRELWHTSRYSIPFFLHPRSDMKLDCLEECIDENNPKQYEDITAGEFLHQRLVEIGLIKK, from the coding sequence ATGACTAATATCCCAAGTGTAGATCTCGCAGACTTTCTAAGCGATGATCCTAAAAGAAAAGAAAAGTTTATTAACGAAATAGGTTCGGCTTATGAAGATATAGGTTTTGTAGCTTTAAAAAACCATTTCCTATCAGACGAGTTAGTAGAACAACTTTACTCTGAAGTAGAGAAATTCTTCCAGCTTCCTAAAGAAACTAAGTTAGGTTATGAACGAGAAGATTTAGGCGGCCAGCGCGGTTATGTTTCCTTTGGTAAGGAACATGCCAAAGGTAAAAAAGAAGGAGATTTAAAGGAATTCTGGCACTTTGGTCAGGAAGTAGCGCCAGATGTTACTATAGAAGACGATTATCCAGACAACGTGATTGTTAAAGAATTACCAGAATTTAACGCTACAGGAATGAAAGCCTATAGAATGTTAGAAAAAACTGGTATCTATGTGTTACGTGCACTGGCACTTCACATCGGTATTAACGAGCATTACTTTGACCACTGGGCAAGTAATGGAAACTCTATTTTAAGACCTATTCATTATCCACCTATTACGTCAGAGCCAGATAACGCTGTTCGTGCTGGCGCACACGGCGATATCAACTTAATTACGCTTCTTATGGGAGCCAGCGCTCCAGGATTACAAGTACAAAACCGTGCTGGCGAGTGGATCGATGCCATTGCACAAGAAGACGAGCTGGTAATTAACGTAGGAGACATGTTACAGCGACATACTAATAATAAATTGCGCTCTACCATTCACAGAGTAGTGAATCCACCAAGAGAATTGTGGCACACCAGCCGATATTCCATTCCGTTTTTCTTACATCCACGTAGCGATATGAAACTGGACTGTCTAGAAGAATGTATAGACGAGAACAATCCTAAACAATACGAAGACATTACCGCTGGAGAATTCTTGCACCAGCGACTTGTTGAGATAGGATTGATTAAGAAATAA
- a CDS encoding DUF6602 domain-containing protein: MSIILDNLFDNIADFLKKAKTANSLDHSGLKGRVNEELFGNFLSEYLNKQWSIGSGKIVDPRGRISAETDLFIHDEHGLPKTTLGKSVDVMPIESCRYIFEVKTKLNATEIKTTIEKFYKLKEFDYSRSKKVFRVLFAYSSDLKKENELERIKKYDVNFHTDPAIQIILIVDKGYWFHAKRNYKVANTNTELVTSHYYETISRKNNFEIVMFLSALLQTLNPDKATFYEYVKNFHDFNKIEVVQSVILDKIEHDKIISGTPKEKLIVDRRVYEKVYKQNWLKKIKYKFLQKSLMTSEPIMEVTIINEEKFPVYIDSISILTSENLCFFLPVSENGLEYPLTIEPYKNLKIQSRFICFPKRRKNDKAGGIMKLSKGGTYHWEHDYKFKQTTIDKFGVIQVVTIKRHYHYSSEINLTQLSTNERYIHLDFLFRNLGEPKKSMDGAKEGMVIKKGGHTYRYEG, translated from the coding sequence ATGTCAATAATCCTAGATAACTTATTTGATAATATAGCAGACTTTTTAAAGAAAGCAAAAACTGCTAATTCGTTAGACCATTCAGGTTTAAAAGGAAGAGTGAATGAGGAATTATTTGGCAATTTTTTAAGTGAATATTTAAATAAACAATGGTCAATAGGTAGTGGTAAAATAGTCGACCCAAGAGGACGCATTTCTGCAGAAACTGACTTATTTATTCATGATGAACATGGCTTGCCAAAAACAACATTAGGTAAGAGTGTAGATGTAATGCCAATTGAATCTTGCAGATATATTTTTGAAGTAAAAACAAAACTAAATGCAACAGAAATTAAAACTACTATTGAGAAATTCTATAAATTAAAAGAATTCGATTATAGTAGGTCAAAAAAAGTTTTTCGTGTTTTATTCGCATATTCTTCTGATTTAAAAAAAGAAAATGAGCTTGAAAGAATCAAAAAATATGATGTTAATTTTCATACTGACCCAGCTATCCAAATTATTTTAATTGTAGATAAGGGCTATTGGTTTCATGCTAAACGTAATTATAAAGTTGCAAATACGAATACAGAATTAGTCACCTCTCATTATTATGAAACTATAAGTCGCAAAAATAATTTTGAAATAGTAATGTTCTTATCAGCTTTGCTTCAAACCTTGAACCCTGACAAAGCGACGTTTTATGAATATGTAAAGAATTTTCACGATTTTAATAAAATTGAAGTAGTTCAAAGTGTGATTTTAGATAAAATTGAGCATGACAAAATCATTTCAGGAACACCCAAAGAAAAACTAATTGTTGACCGAAGAGTTTATGAAAAAGTTTATAAACAAAATTGGTTAAAAAAAATTAAGTATAAGTTTCTACAAAAATCATTGATGACTTCAGAACCTATTATGGAAGTTACCATAATTAATGAAGAAAAATTTCCTGTTTATATTGATAGTATAAGTATTTTGACCTCGGAAAATCTATGTTTCTTTTTACCAGTATCGGAAAATGGTTTAGAATACCCTTTAACTATTGAACCTTATAAAAATTTAAAAATCCAAAGTCGTTTCATCTGTTTCCCAAAAAGAAGAAAAAATGATAAAGCTGGAGGAATTATGAAGTTATCAAAAGGCGGAACATATCATTGGGAACACGATTATAAATTTAAACAAACAACAATTGATAAATTTGGAGTTATTCAAGTAGTAACAATCAAAAGACATTATCACTATTCATCCGAAATAAATTTAACACAGCTTTCAACCAATGAAAGATACATACATCTAGATTTTCTATTTAGAAATTTGGGAGAGCCTAAAAAGTCAATGGATGGAGCAAAAGAAGGTATGGTTATAAAAAAAGGAGGTCATACTTATCGATATGAAGGCTAA
- a CDS encoding toxin-antitoxin system YwqK family antitoxin yields MKTVLKLIFLLIINFSCFSQNSAKEKLNLVFYDACSNQIIEPEFEIFSMSKLNYDHITVYKEIDDWIVQYTTSIKTKNDTVRIPKILFAGGNELHSKRWTYLNCEKVCDGKETDFYVNGNKRTEGTYKNGKPIEIKEYRKNGTLRAQYFYENLTLNYNRVNYYDENSDLEEYQIYENKKKKTIIKTFDKSGKLTNRKTEKHYIE; encoded by the coding sequence ATGAAAACAGTACTAAAATTAATCTTTTTGCTAATTATAAACTTTTCATGTTTTAGCCAAAACAGCGCGAAGGAAAAACTGAATTTAGTATTTTATGATGCCTGTTCAAATCAAATTATTGAACCTGAATTTGAAATTTTCTCAATGTCGAAATTGAATTATGATCACATAACAGTCTATAAAGAAATTGATGATTGGATTGTTCAATACACAACATCAATAAAAACCAAAAATGACACCGTTAGAATTCCAAAAATTCTTTTTGCAGGCGGAAACGAATTACATTCAAAACGTTGGACTTATTTGAATTGCGAGAAAGTTTGCGATGGAAAAGAAACAGATTTTTATGTAAACGGAAATAAGCGGACTGAAGGAACATACAAAAATGGGAAACCGATAGAAATTAAAGAATACCGAAAAAATGGAACTTTAAGAGCTCAATACTTTTATGAAAACCTCACTCTTAACTATAATCGTGTTAATTATTACGATGAAAATAGCGATTTGGAAGAATATCAAATTTATGAGAATAAAAAGAAGAAAACGATAATCAAAACATTTGATAAAAGTGGCAAGCTGACTAATAGAAAAACTGAAAAACATTATATTGAATAA
- a CDS encoding alpha-ketoglutarate-dependent dioxygenase AlkB, whose protein sequence is MKLPLNCTVDYISDFLSDEEAMQLYTNLIEEYKLDQSRLTIRAGGQLIETDSYKILFVTKQLKELNSHPEEIHGKNHLWNGLMLQLKNKVEGYLDKEFDLAMCLYYPDGKYFAPYHSDQETSGHNTILPSISLGEVRSFSFSNKETDEDYKLDLAHGSLLVMGAYCQERYTHSLLQNPIYKKGRINITFREAGFQ, encoded by the coding sequence ATGAAACTACCTTTAAACTGCACCGTAGACTACATAAGTGATTTTTTAAGTGATGAGGAGGCGATGCAACTTTATACCAACTTAATTGAGGAGTACAAATTAGATCAATCAAGACTTACCATTCGCGCTGGTGGCCAACTGATAGAAACTGATAGTTACAAAATTTTATTTGTAACAAAACAATTAAAGGAACTCAACAGCCATCCAGAAGAAATTCATGGTAAAAATCACCTTTGGAACGGGCTGATGTTACAACTAAAAAATAAGGTCGAGGGCTACCTAGATAAAGAATTTGATCTTGCTATGTGCTTGTATTATCCTGACGGAAAATATTTTGCGCCATACCACAGTGATCAAGAAACATCAGGTCACAACACGATTTTACCATCTATAAGTTTAGGAGAAGTGAGATCGTTTAGTTTTAGTAATAAAGAAACTGATGAAGATTACAAGCTAGATTTGGCTCATGGAAGTTTACTAGTCATGGGCGCCTATTGTCAAGAACGGTATACGCACAGCCTACTTCAAAACCCTATCTATAAAAAGGGAAGAATAAATATTACCTTTAGAGAAGCAGGTTTTCAATAA
- a CDS encoding AraC family transcriptional regulator — MKSILDQYKSNRKLTTLVENRTTYSADYAELNIYETNDYAEKVALTFDFPVIASMLTGKKVMHIEGFEAFDFFPGESVVMPRSKEMVIDFPLATKNSPTQCLALGIDAFKINEVVEKFNHHVAIENENNNWSLDEKASHLINNEDVNHLIKRLTYTFTNNNKSKDVLLDLMIQELIVRLLQTRAKTLIINDPDQIFNDTRIGTVVKFIKDNLTNKDLNVDILAKKAYMSTSHFHKQFKNTLGVSPIDYINSEKIKFSKKLIKASKDCRMSEIAFKSGFNNTSYFNRQFKKMEMITPQQFKKSVSFD, encoded by the coding sequence ATGAAATCCATTTTAGACCAATATAAGAGCAATAGAAAACTGACTACTTTAGTAGAAAACAGAACCACTTATAGTGCCGATTATGCTGAACTAAATATCTACGAGACAAATGATTATGCTGAAAAAGTTGCTCTCACTTTTGACTTTCCTGTCATCGCTAGTATGCTAACAGGAAAAAAAGTCATGCATATAGAGGGTTTTGAAGCTTTTGATTTTTTTCCGGGCGAGTCTGTCGTTATGCCTAGAAGTAAGGAAATGGTCATTGACTTTCCTTTAGCTACTAAAAATAGTCCTACTCAATGTCTAGCCTTAGGGATTGATGCTTTTAAAATAAATGAGGTGGTTGAGAAATTTAATCACCATGTTGCTATTGAAAATGAAAATAATAATTGGAGCCTAGATGAAAAGGCATCACACCTCATTAATAATGAAGATGTTAATCACTTAATTAAAAGGTTAACTTATACATTTACTAATAACAATAAATCTAAGGATGTATTATTGGATTTAATGATTCAAGAGCTCATTGTTCGTCTTTTACAAACAAGAGCCAAAACCTTAATAATAAATGATCCTGATCAAATATTTAATGATACTAGAATAGGAACTGTAGTAAAATTTATAAAAGATAATCTTACTAATAAGGACCTTAATGTCGACATACTAGCTAAAAAGGCATATATGAGTACCTCTCATTTTCATAAGCAATTTAAAAACACATTAGGTGTTTCTCCAATTGACTACATTAATTCGGAAAAAATAAAGTTCTCCAAAAAATTAATCAAAGCATCAAAAGACTGCAGAATGTCTGAAATAGCTTTTAAATCTGGATTTAATAATACCAGTTATTTTAACAGGCAATTTAAAAAGATGGAAATGATAACGCCACAGCAGTTTAAAAAATCTGTTTCTTTTGATTAA